From a region of the Rhipicephalus microplus isolate Deutch F79 chromosome X, USDA_Rmic, whole genome shotgun sequence genome:
- the LOC119187395 gene encoding uncharacterized protein LOC119187395 isoform X2 — MAQEQPPNASRPTPMISAPYYRVPPNFGGTSGEDVDVWLKNYKRVSRSNDWDSNEQLNHVVFSLTDTALMWYENHEDMFTTWERFVEEVQMCFGDSDAKKKRAEQTLSQRAQLPGETCTTYTEEILKLCKIVNGRMSEKDKVGHVLKGVAEDVYNFLIGKDCLNSVSDVTKHL; from the coding sequence atggcccaagagcagccacccaacgcttcgaggccaactccgatgatTTCCgcgccgtactacagagtgccgcCAAACTTCGGTGgaacctcaggagaagacgtcgacgtgtggctcaagaactacaagcgggtgagcagaagcaatgactgggactcgaacgaacagctcaatcatgtcgtattctcgttaactgacaccgccctcatgtggtacgagaaccacgaggacatgttcactacttgggaacgttttgttgaagaagtgcagatgTGTTTCGGTGATTCGgatgcaaagaagaaacgcgcggagcagacattgtctcagagggctcagcttccaggagaaacatgtacgacatacactgaagaaatattgaagctgtgcaagatcgtgaatgggaggatgtctgaaaaagacaaggttggacacgttctcaagggtgtagccgaagacgtgtacaatttcttaattgggaaagactgcttgaactccgtgtccgacgtgacGAAGCACCTTTGA